A part of Paenibacillus donghaensis genomic DNA contains:
- a CDS encoding PHP domain-containing protein: MYIDLHTHGKLSKKSAFSPAYFAEMMSEASANGLDALALTEHFNTANFYALYEALDQLYPFNGHSYEADGLRIFPGMEVDIAENGHILLIGLRENILAARALLNEHTAEGHFIPFRELLDIADAHDLWKIGAHPFRASTPLHHLDPELLQRLDAFDFNAKDIYMQGVEAYRELIMPFARKLGVPVIAGSDSHQCLQYGSVVNRLEDSCSTVAELKAAIAGGRYEIEISPALPVKVKASVMMKKLLKQLLGEAPSREEAQTVV; the protein is encoded by the coding sequence ATGTATATTGATCTGCACACCCACGGCAAGCTGTCCAAAAAATCCGCCTTCTCCCCCGCTTATTTCGCGGAAATGATGTCTGAAGCCTCTGCAAACGGACTGGACGCTTTAGCGTTGACCGAGCATTTTAACACCGCCAATTTCTACGCTTTATATGAAGCACTGGATCAGCTCTATCCCTTCAACGGGCATAGCTATGAGGCAGACGGTCTGCGGATCTTCCCGGGCATGGAGGTTGATATTGCCGAGAACGGCCATATTCTGCTGATTGGTCTGCGGGAGAATATTCTTGCCGCCAGAGCGTTATTGAATGAGCATACGGCTGAAGGCCACTTTATTCCGTTCAGAGAGCTGCTGGATATTGCAGACGCCCATGATCTGTGGAAAATAGGAGCGCACCCCTTCCGCGCCTCCACGCCGCTGCACCATCTGGACCCGGAGCTGCTGCAGCGCCTGGATGCCTTCGACTTTAATGCTAAGGATATTTATATGCAGGGAGTAGAGGCTTACCGGGAGCTGATTATGCCGTTTGCCCGCAAGCTGGGCGTTCCCGTGATTGCCGGCAGTGACAGCCATCAATGTCTGCAATACGGCAGCGTGGTTAACCGGCTGGAGGATTCCTGTTCGACGGTGGCAGAGCTGAAAGCCGCGATTGCGGGCGGCCGTTATGAGATTGAAATCTCACCGGCTCTGCCAGTGAAAGTCAAGGCCTCAGTAATGATGAAAAAGCTGCTGAAGCAGCTGCTCGGCGAAGCGCCCTCACGGGAGGAAGCGCAGACAGTAGTCTAA
- a CDS encoding Na+/H+ antiporter: MEFIISFLMLVFVIVISTVLSKKFTRIPLALFQIILGALASWLPLHISLEFEPEVFMICLIAPLLFGDARVTSRKELWSYRKPIILLAIGLVIITVIGLGYFIHLLLPSLPLAAAFALAAVLSPTDAVAVKSITRGLKLPKGLMAILEGESLLNDAAGIVSFKVALAVVLTSVFSVESAALNFVFVSVGGFVAGLLLGFGFVRLRLTLRQLGFEEVNSLVAIQLITPFVIYILAEELHVSGILAVVAAGIIHGIERDRLKQTSTKIQLTSMTTWSVLSYILNGLVFVLLGFLLPDVLQGLLASKEVTLGMALGLTLVITACLFIIRYVWVYLLHRNFVTHEAGEDIGHNSVNNRLDVKQTSRSRYAFLAATCGIHGTITLATALSIPYQLPNGSPFPLRDTILFIASGVILLSLIFATVILPLISRNPEERTVVETTLSSEAANTLIINRTSQFLRTSASGPTPALVKVLADLEEQLRYIKTGRILRYSSTTLKHLQNIARDAEKKKLQQMIHEGLLSPQLEILFPIFHQPQELYSVRSTFRRLWNRFKLNRFKQRLKVFEQAAPGSEMYKRSQKAADLINELHQVEGVLQAAAAEALRLAATDANRPEVLVLLKYYSQKNQQDDAVTADRDIYEQQLKNLQLQSIQFKRDLIQELGESEQISEKLVYELLQPINYDEMLLLGNSEE, from the coding sequence ATGGAGTTTATTATTTCCTTTCTGATGTTGGTATTCGTTATTGTAATTTCTACCGTGCTAAGCAAAAAGTTTACCAGAATTCCACTGGCACTCTTTCAAATCATATTGGGAGCGTTGGCCTCCTGGCTGCCTTTACATATCTCGCTCGAATTTGAGCCGGAGGTCTTTATGATCTGCCTGATCGCCCCGCTCCTGTTCGGAGATGCCCGCGTGACCTCGCGCAAGGAGTTATGGTCCTACCGCAAGCCGATCATTCTGCTGGCTATCGGACTGGTCATTATAACGGTGATCGGACTGGGTTATTTCATCCACCTGCTGCTTCCTTCGCTGCCGCTGGCGGCTGCTTTTGCTTTAGCGGCGGTGCTGTCGCCTACAGATGCTGTTGCTGTGAAGTCGATTACGAGAGGACTCAAATTGCCCAAAGGTCTGATGGCCATTCTGGAAGGCGAGTCGCTGCTTAATGATGCGGCAGGGATCGTTTCGTTTAAGGTCGCGCTGGCTGTAGTGCTAACCAGTGTCTTTTCCGTGGAGTCGGCTGCGCTTAACTTCGTGTTTGTATCCGTTGGCGGGTTCGTGGCGGGGCTGCTGCTTGGTTTCGGCTTCGTAAGGCTGCGGCTGACGTTAAGACAGCTGGGCTTCGAAGAAGTAAACTCCCTGGTTGCTATCCAGTTAATTACGCCATTCGTTATTTATATCCTGGCTGAAGAGCTGCACGTATCCGGTATCCTCGCTGTAGTCGCTGCCGGGATTATCCACGGGATTGAACGTGACCGGCTGAAGCAGACTTCCACCAAAATCCAGCTCACCTCCATGACCACCTGGTCCGTCCTCAGCTATATCCTGAACGGTCTGGTCTTCGTGCTGCTTGGTTTTCTGCTCCCCGATGTGCTTCAGGGGCTGCTTGCCAGCAAGGAAGTTACGCTTGGCATGGCGCTTGGATTAACCCTGGTGATTACGGCCTGCCTGTTCATCATCCGTTATGTGTGGGTTTATCTGCTGCACAGAAACTTTGTAACGCATGAAGCAGGAGAGGACATAGGCCATAACAGCGTAAATAACCGCTTGGACGTGAAACAGACCTCGCGGAGCCGTTATGCTTTTTTGGCCGCCACCTGCGGGATTCACGGAACCATTACCCTGGCAACAGCCTTGTCCATTCCCTATCAACTACCGAATGGCAGCCCCTTCCCGCTGAGAGATACCATTCTGTTCATTGCCTCCGGCGTTATTCTGTTAAGCCTGATCTTTGCGACGGTCATTCTTCCGCTAATCAGCAGGAATCCAGAGGAGCGCACCGTAGTAGAGACGACGTTATCCTCGGAGGCTGCAAACACCTTGATTATCAACCGCACGAGCCAGTTCCTGAGAACCTCCGCATCCGGCCCGACGCCTGCTCTGGTCAAAGTGCTTGCCGATCTGGAGGAACAGCTGCGGTACATCAAGACCGGCCGGATTCTGCGCTATTCCAGCACTACGCTGAAACATCTGCAGAACATTGCCCGTGATGCGGAGAAAAAGAAACTCCAGCAGATGATCCACGAGGGACTGCTCTCTCCGCAGCTTGAGATTCTGTTCCCTATCTTCCACCAGCCGCAGGAGCTGTACAGCGTCCGTTCTACGTTTCGCAGATTGTGGAACAGATTCAAATTAAACCGCTTCAAGCAGAGGCTCAAGGTGTTTGAACAAGCAGCTCCCGGGTCCGAGATGTACAAACGTTCACAGAAAGCCGCAGACTTGATTAATGAGCTGCACCAGGTCGAAGGCGTGCTGCAAGCAGCCGCAGCGGAAGCCCTCCGGCTTGCGGCTACAGACGCCAACCGTCCTGAAGTCCTGGTGCTGCTGAAGTACTACAGCCAGAAGAATCAGCAGGATGATGCTGTTACGGCCGACAGAGATATCTATGAGCAACAACTGAAGAACTTGCAGCTGCAGAGCATCCAATTCAAACGCGATCTGATCCAGGAGCTCGGGGAATCCGAGCAGATTTCGGAGAAACTGGTTTATGAGCTGCTGCAGCCGATTAATTACGATGAAATGCTGCTGCTGGGCAACAGTGAGGAGTAG
- a CDS encoding MarR family winged helix-turn-helix transcriptional regulator — METVELLQNLLRVLDRNIGALEKTQLACCGVTIGQCHAVMEIGLANEISLIDLAKVLNLDKSTMSRTVNNLVTDEWVERITDPENRRYVKLKLSLKGEALHQQINAVMNSYFGSVMNDIPEDKREQVAESLGLLIHALNKNNCC, encoded by the coding sequence ATGGAAACGGTAGAGCTATTGCAGAATCTGCTGAGGGTGCTGGACCGAAACATCGGTGCACTGGAGAAGACACAGCTCGCTTGCTGCGGAGTAACAATTGGACAATGCCATGCGGTGATGGAAATCGGGCTGGCGAATGAAATCTCACTGATAGATTTGGCCAAGGTCCTCAATCTGGATAAGAGCACGATGAGTAGAACCGTAAATAATCTGGTAACCGATGAGTGGGTGGAACGGATTACAGACCCGGAGAACAGACGTTATGTGAAGCTTAAGCTGTCGCTGAAGGGTGAGGCGCTTCATCAGCAGATCAATGCGGTAATGAATTCTTATTTCGGCAGCGTTATGAACGATATTCCGGAAGACAAGCGGGAGCAGGTTGCAGAGAGCCTTGGGCTGCTCATCCATGCACTGAATAAGAACAACTGCTGCTAA
- a CDS encoding class I SAM-dependent methyltransferase, with amino-acid sequence MMKRTGIHKPTIEDAVEISGIETLHPGGFELTKRTAEIAGLKPGLRVLDVSSGRGTQAIFYAQNYGVHVTGIDISPQMIQSATQAAGQAGMADQVSFRAGDSQALPFNEDTFDVVINECAVGIPDDSQQVLNEMVRVVKPGGAVVIHESIWKKELTTAEKEELAERYGTTPLELQEWSGMLKTAGVVNITAEHEEWSKPEKFWKVRKDRDVAHHSKLLTLPERLITLKRIMQLRGIKGVFKAMENEKIFYQAVLDGKIGYSLYKGVKRSWKR; translated from the coding sequence ATGATGAAAAGAACAGGAATTCACAAGCCAACGATTGAGGATGCCGTTGAAATTAGCGGAATTGAAACTCTGCATCCGGGAGGATTCGAGCTTACGAAACGAACGGCAGAGATTGCCGGGCTTAAGCCAGGGTTGCGGGTGCTCGATGTATCGAGCGGAAGAGGGACACAGGCCATCTTTTATGCACAGAATTATGGGGTACACGTGACCGGGATAGATATTTCCCCGCAGATGATCCAATCGGCCACACAAGCTGCCGGACAAGCTGGCATGGCTGACCAAGTCTCTTTTCGGGCAGGAGACTCTCAGGCGTTGCCTTTTAACGAGGATACCTTTGATGTGGTAATCAATGAGTGTGCAGTCGGTATACCGGATGATTCCCAGCAGGTTCTTAATGAGATGGTGCGGGTTGTGAAGCCGGGTGGTGCCGTAGTCATCCACGAATCGATCTGGAAGAAGGAACTGACAACAGCCGAGAAGGAAGAGCTGGCAGAGCGGTACGGCACCACTCCGCTGGAGCTGCAGGAATGGAGTGGCATGCTGAAGACAGCAGGAGTTGTGAACATCACGGCAGAGCATGAAGAGTGGTCTAAACCGGAGAAGTTCTGGAAGGTAAGGAAAGACCGTGACGTAGCCCACCACTCCAAGTTGCTCACCTTGCCTGAACGACTGATTACGCTGAAACGGATTATGCAACTGCGTGGGATCAAAGGGGTGTTCAAGGCTATGGAGAATGAGAAGATTTTCTACCAGGCCGTTCTTGACGGGAAGATTGGCTACAGCCTGTACAAAGGGGTGAAACGTTCATGGAAACGGTAG
- a CDS encoding cell division protein FtsQ, with amino-acid sequence MKPVMQRYTLTQSQKMMIFVLSMSLYGLSNMFTELIPSVQLGPLELSVEYFAFIPLTLCMLFHPLYAAVGAAVGEIIFGELMLGQFGGLGELEKFITFSLAMYTAGRMVTDPKNRRQVGVAAMTGVIIHQFLSSVVDIVKVWVGVEELEAVQGLAESIVLIEGVGFLNDVLFSGILFALLPTLYLVPRLYGKIEPLLGMKPRERNMSYASGAWLSPRLVISGVILAGVALGAELLSESGWSIGEFELPWAESNEENLIWLSMLAAAVVAALVIIALLRRASRRRQEAGAADA; translated from the coding sequence ATGAAACCAGTAATGCAGCGGTACACACTGACCCAGTCGCAAAAAATGATGATTTTTGTGTTGTCGATGTCATTGTACGGTTTGTCCAACATGTTTACGGAGCTGATCCCGAGCGTTCAGCTGGGACCGCTGGAGCTGTCCGTTGAATACTTTGCATTTATTCCGTTAACCTTGTGCATGCTGTTCCATCCGCTATATGCGGCTGTGGGTGCGGCGGTCGGTGAGATTATCTTCGGGGAGCTGATGCTGGGGCAATTCGGCGGACTGGGCGAGCTGGAGAAATTTATCACCTTCTCGCTGGCGATGTATACAGCAGGACGGATGGTGACAGACCCAAAGAACCGCAGGCAGGTAGGCGTGGCGGCGATGACGGGCGTGATCATTCACCAGTTCCTGAGCTCGGTTGTCGATATTGTCAAGGTGTGGGTAGGGGTAGAGGAGCTGGAGGCGGTACAGGGGCTGGCTGAGAGTATCGTGCTGATTGAAGGCGTAGGATTCCTCAACGATGTGCTGTTCTCCGGGATATTGTTCGCGCTGCTGCCGACGCTGTATCTGGTGCCAAGATTATATGGCAAAATCGAACCGCTGCTAGGCATGAAGCCGCGTGAACGGAATATGAGCTATGCGAGCGGGGCCTGGCTGTCGCCAAGGCTGGTAATCAGCGGTGTGATTCTGGCCGGAGTCGCTCTAGGAGCGGAGCTATTGTCAGAATCCGGCTGGAGCATCGGCGAGTTCGAGCTGCCTTGGGCAGAGTCGAACGAAGAGAACCTGATCTGGCTTAGCATGCTGGCAGCAGCCGTTGTCGCAGCACTGGTGATTATTGCCTTGCTGCGGCGCGCATCGCGCAGGCGGCAGGAAGCGGGAGCCGCCGATGCCTAA
- a CDS encoding MurR/RpiR family transcriptional regulator, which yields MYKEWRQRAFSPNQRIIADFIPKNEQRVLYMTEQEIADELKLSIASVSRFWKAAGYKHAKDFKSQLRFRFESTPSVKMRDAMQRTGGTSLPLTLLDICSHHLEETQRYLTDELLQRSVDTLIAARYIYVHSPGPCSGLAELLSYRLARFGLDLKRMAASGHELLETLMHAGKKDVVLIFGFVQLLPETEVILDQAQEAGYQVILITDRLVFPRSQDADIVLYAGRGEVWEFHSMVGPTYIIENLILGIGVARKDASLRKLDKLQQLRAQYGSKLPRS from the coding sequence ATGTATAAAGAATGGCGGCAGCGCGCCTTCTCCCCCAACCAACGGATCATTGCCGATTTCATCCCCAAAAATGAGCAGCGCGTCCTCTACATGACCGAGCAGGAAATCGCAGACGAACTGAAGCTGAGCATCGCCTCGGTCTCCCGCTTCTGGAAGGCCGCTGGTTACAAGCATGCCAAGGATTTCAAAAGCCAGCTGCGCTTCCGCTTCGAATCCACCCCTTCCGTTAAAATGCGCGATGCCATGCAGCGGACCGGCGGAACCTCTCTGCCGTTGACGCTGCTTGATATCTGCTCGCATCATCTGGAGGAAACGCAGCGGTATCTTACCGATGAGCTGCTGCAGCGTTCCGTTGATACCCTGATTGCGGCCAGGTATATCTACGTGCATAGTCCCGGACCCTGCAGCGGACTGGCAGAATTGCTGAGCTACCGGCTGGCCCGGTTCGGTCTGGATCTGAAGCGGATGGCTGCGAGCGGGCATGAGCTGCTGGAGACTCTGATGCATGCCGGCAAAAAGGATGTGGTGCTGATCTTCGGATTCGTTCAGCTGCTGCCGGAAACGGAGGTGATTCTGGACCAGGCTCAGGAGGCCGGCTATCAGGTGATCCTGATTACCGACAGACTGGTATTCCCGCGTTCTCAGGATGCCGATATTGTGCTGTATGCCGGGAGGGGGGAGGTATGGGAGTTTCATTCGATGGTGGGTCCTACCTATATTATTGAGAATCTGATTCTGGGCATCGGAGTTGCCCGCAAGGATGCCAGCCTGCGTAAGCTGGACAAGCTGCAGCAGTTGCGGGCACAATACGGCAGCAAGCTTCCGCGCAGCTGA
- a CDS encoding protein-tyrosine phosphatase family protein, with product MANYHALIEDKVYIGGENALLEALQEQEITDVFDLRDTGTRAEGFPDDVTRHHYPIVEDTSGQENSVRAAIQAIKEAVNQGKSVYFHCAGGRNRTGTVATGVLLELGLASTVEEAEELAKQKRPDINIKQEMRDVLHGFYPAK from the coding sequence ATGGCAAATTATCACGCGCTTATCGAAGACAAGGTATATATCGGTGGTGAGAATGCGCTGCTTGAAGCGCTTCAGGAGCAGGAGATTACAGATGTGTTTGATCTGAGAGATACCGGAACACGGGCTGAAGGGTTCCCGGATGATGTGACCCGCCACCATTACCCGATTGTAGAGGACACAAGTGGTCAGGAGAACTCTGTACGAGCCGCCATTCAGGCCATTAAAGAGGCTGTGAATCAAGGGAAATCTGTGTACTTCCATTGTGCCGGGGGCCGCAACCGTACAGGTACTGTAGCTACAGGTGTGCTGCTGGAGCTGGGACTGGCCTCAACTGTGGAGGAAGCGGAAGAGCTGGCGAAACAGAAGCGTCCGGATATCAATATCAAGCAGGAGATGCGCGACGTATTGCACGGCTTTTATCCTGCGAAATAA
- a CDS encoding ABC transporter ATP-binding protein: MPNPILELKEVTFTYPGSEQPVLSGASLRIAAGTFTAVIGSNGSGKSTLCKCFNGLIPHYYSGDFSGEVIAHGRRAAGRSVSELSRAMGYVYQDFENQLVRPTVMDDVSYTPLNYGYPDYKERGERALALTGLSSLRKEFIWQLSGGQKHLLALAGALAMDPDILVIDEPVAQLDPQHARQIYEILRRLNEDHGKTIIVIEHHAEFIADYCSDVVLMDQGRVRWQKPVREAMSAVDELLELGIYPPAVTQAAWRLQPGPRSGLLYPLNPDEGLDWFSSRAFAAKPGAKSGAQPAVKLAAQSAGQPAARPAVQAAAQSAAQPAAQSAAQSAAQSAALPAARTIAHTVPTDAAAGMTIPDSGSAAAALQPSHYLMKEEVVRMEEVKLSYRTIHRTQHQVLNGIGLTLRHGESVALIGNNGAGKSSLMKLIAGIVQPTAGRIALKGLNVGGLPPERLSGTAAYVFQNPEEMFIADSVRGEIAYYLKARRLPDAEERTQAMLAAFRLGELAERDARLLSGGQQRRVSLAIGAAVRPAVMLLDEPTANLDISTKQEMVQVLDTLRSHVETVVIATHDMQLVAEWASRIIVMHEGRIIADGSAEEIFADSQLLRRAGLAQTQLMELGVKLGFPQLCSTLDEFIQHVSLQTEELIPSGSC; encoded by the coding sequence ATGCCTAACCCGATTCTGGAGCTGAAGGAAGTAACGTTTACGTATCCGGGGTCTGAGCAGCCTGTGTTAAGCGGGGCTTCTCTAAGGATTGCTGCTGGCACGTTCACGGCGGTAATCGGCAGCAACGGCTCAGGCAAGTCTACGCTATGCAAATGCTTCAACGGATTAATTCCGCATTACTACAGCGGGGATTTCAGCGGAGAAGTGATCGCTCATGGACGCCGAGCGGCAGGCCGGAGCGTCTCGGAGCTGTCCAGAGCGATGGGGTATGTCTATCAGGATTTCGAGAACCAGCTGGTGCGGCCGACGGTGATGGACGATGTCTCGTATACGCCTCTGAATTACGGTTATCCCGATTACAAGGAGCGTGGGGAACGGGCGCTTGCCCTGACCGGACTAAGCAGCCTCCGCAAGGAATTCATCTGGCAGCTGAGCGGCGGGCAAAAGCATCTGCTCGCCCTCGCCGGTGCACTTGCTATGGACCCGGACATTCTAGTAATCGACGAGCCGGTCGCCCAGCTCGATCCGCAGCATGCCCGGCAGATCTACGAGATTCTGCGCCGCTTGAATGAAGATCATGGCAAGACGATTATTGTGATTGAGCATCACGCAGAATTTATAGCCGATTACTGCAGCGATGTCGTGCTGATGGATCAGGGTCGCGTCCGCTGGCAGAAGCCGGTCCGTGAGGCGATGTCCGCAGTCGACGAACTGTTGGAGCTGGGCATCTATCCGCCTGCCGTGACGCAGGCGGCCTGGCGGCTTCAGCCGGGGCCGCGCTCCGGCCTGCTGTATCCACTGAATCCGGACGAAGGGCTGGACTGGTTCAGCAGCCGGGCGTTTGCAGCTAAGCCAGGTGCTAAGTCTGGTGCTCAGCCAGCTGTTAAGCTTGCGGCTCAGTCTGCTGGTCAGCCAGCTGCACGGCCAGCAGTCCAGGCCGCTGCACAGTCAGCAGCCCAGCCAGCTGCACAGTCTGCCGCACAGTCTGCCGCTCAGTCTGCTGCTCTGCCAGCTGCTCGAACTATTGCACATACTGTTCCAACGGACGCGGCTGCCGGCATGACAATCCCCGACTCCGGTTCTGCAGCTGCTGCGCTTCAGCCATCGCATTATTTAATGAAAGAAGAGGTTGTGCGGATGGAGGAGGTTAAGCTGTCCTACCGTACGATTCATAGAACACAGCATCAGGTGCTGAACGGGATCGGGCTTACGCTGCGGCATGGGGAATCCGTGGCGCTGATCGGCAATAACGGTGCAGGCAAATCATCGCTCATGAAGCTGATTGCGGGTATTGTGCAGCCCACAGCCGGCAGGATTGCGCTCAAAGGGCTGAATGTGGGCGGCCTGCCGCCAGAGCGGCTCTCCGGGACAGCGGCCTATGTCTTTCAGAACCCGGAGGAGATGTTCATCGCAGACTCCGTACGCGGAGAAATCGCCTACTATCTGAAAGCACGGCGGCTTCCTGATGCAGAGGAGCGGACCCAAGCTATGCTGGCGGCGTTCCGGCTCGGCGAGCTGGCGGAGCGGGATGCCCGGCTGCTGAGCGGAGGCCAGCAGCGCCGGGTGTCGCTGGCCATTGGTGCAGCCGTACGGCCTGCGGTCATGCTGCTGGATGAGCCGACGGCGAACCTCGACATCTCCACCAAGCAGGAGATGGTCCAGGTGCTGGACACGCTGCGCAGCCATGTAGAGACGGTGGTGATTGCCACGCATGATATGCAGCTGGTTGCCGAATGGGCCAGCCGGATCATCGTGATGCATGAAGGCCGGATTATCGCAGACGGCAGTGCAGAGGAAATCTTCGCGGACAGCCAGCTGCTGCGGCGGGCAGGGCTGGCCCAGACCCAATTGATGGAGCTGGGCGTTAAGCTGGGCTTTCCGCAACTCTGTTCCACGCTGGATGAATTTATACAACACGTTTCACTGCAGACAGAGGAGTTGATTCCAAGTGGAAGCTGTTAA
- a CDS encoding energy-coupling factor transporter transmembrane component T family protein yields the protein MEAVKRALNRISVEQIKLELLGTAYNSSSTFLGRLDPRTLLLWYLFFAIVPWFVHNRTLLAGMFVLMVVTTVLSRVSPYILFILCLGLVSQVGWMLLLSLFFGGGAESLLPMLTLTLKLSVISLASITVFSSLDPERLSDGLSSLGVPDAFAFSLSYGYRILPTLLEEFHQILLSFRLRGQRPLRHGLLYWRTVSYYLRIIVLVFYPLMLNTAKRSRTTVEALETRGFSYGLNNPKVKKLKLSYLAFKPVDWYFLSGSVLYIALLFWISNLYPNLLY from the coding sequence GTGGAAGCTGTTAAGCGGGCGCTGAACCGGATTTCTGTCGAACAGATCAAGCTGGAGCTGCTGGGCACCGCTTATAACAGCAGCAGCACTTTTCTGGGCAGACTGGACCCCCGGACTTTACTTTTGTGGTATTTATTTTTTGCCATCGTACCTTGGTTTGTCCACAACCGTACACTGCTTGCCGGGATGTTTGTCCTGATGGTGGTAACCACAGTACTCTCACGGGTAAGCCCGTATATCCTGTTTATTCTCTGTTTGGGTCTAGTCAGCCAGGTAGGCTGGATGCTGCTGTTGTCGCTGTTCTTCGGGGGCGGCGCGGAATCGCTGCTGCCGATGCTGACTCTGACGCTGAAGCTGTCCGTCATCTCGCTGGCGAGCATTACGGTGTTCTCCAGTCTGGACCCGGAGCGGCTGAGCGATGGACTGTCCTCGCTGGGGGTGCCGGACGCTTTTGCCTTCAGTTTGTCCTATGGCTATCGCATTCTGCCTACACTGCTGGAGGAATTCCACCAGATTCTGCTGTCGTTCCGGCTGAGGGGGCAGCGGCCGCTGCGGCACGGGCTGCTCTACTGGAGAACAGTAAGCTATTACCTGCGGATTATTGTGCTAGTCTTCTATCCTCTGATGCTGAACACGGCCAAACGCTCGCGCACCACCGTAGAAGCGCTGGAGACCCGTGGCTTCAGTTACGGCCTGAACAATCCTAAGGTGAAGAAGCTTAAGCTATCCTATCTGGCCTTCAAACCGGTGGATTGGTATTTCCTGTCAGGCTCCGTGCTATATATAGCCCTGCTGTTCTGGATCAGTAATCTGTATCCCAATCTGCTCTACTAA
- a CDS encoding hemolysin family protein, translating to MGIGLSLTLVAILIVLTAFFVATEFAVVRIRGSQVSQMVIEGKKNALAVQRVAANLDGYLSACQLGITITALGIGALAEPAFEQLLLPIFEWTKLSPSISHPLAFALAFFIATFLHVVVGELAPKTAAINIPEKVSQITAPLIIWFYKILYPLIWAMNGSANMLVRMFGMKPASEHGDAHSEDEIRLILSESYENGKINTAEYGYVNRIFAFDEMLAKEIMVPRTDMVCLYNNLSLQENLAIIRKEQYTRFPVADGNKDNIVGMINTKQLYLQYDNNSDFDYKSLIQPVLTVSEVTPVKTLLTRMQLERVHIALLLDEYGGTSGLVTIEDILEEIVGDIRDEFDGDERRKIEQLSNLHYLFDGNVSLADISQTTGLILEDEEVTSIGGWLFSQVADPAVGKSFVRDQATFTIREMSKQRVRRVEVFINEAEDSAVETTS from the coding sequence ATGGGTATAGGACTTAGTTTAACGTTGGTGGCAATTTTGATTGTTTTAACCGCTTTTTTTGTAGCAACGGAATTTGCAGTGGTAAGAATACGTGGCAGCCAAGTGAGCCAGATGGTTATTGAGGGCAAGAAGAACGCCTTGGCAGTACAACGGGTTGCAGCGAATCTGGACGGCTATCTGTCCGCTTGCCAGCTCGGGATAACCATTACCGCACTCGGGATCGGGGCACTGGCAGAGCCGGCCTTTGAGCAGCTGCTGCTGCCGATATTCGAATGGACTAAGCTTAGTCCGAGTATCAGCCATCCTTTGGCGTTTGCACTCGCATTCTTTATTGCAACCTTTCTGCATGTAGTAGTCGGCGAGCTTGCTCCTAAGACTGCAGCTATAAACATTCCGGAAAAAGTCAGTCAAATTACTGCTCCACTGATTATATGGTTCTACAAAATTCTGTACCCGTTGATCTGGGCCATGAACGGATCCGCCAACATGCTCGTTCGGATGTTCGGCATGAAGCCTGCCAGTGAGCATGGCGATGCCCATAGTGAAGACGAGATTCGTCTGATCCTGTCCGAGAGCTATGAGAACGGCAAGATCAATACCGCCGAATATGGCTACGTCAACCGTATTTTTGCTTTTGATGAGATGCTTGCCAAAGAAATTATGGTACCCAGAACCGATATGGTCTGTCTCTACAATAATTTATCCTTACAAGAGAATCTAGCCATTATTCGTAAAGAGCAATATACCCGCTTCCCTGTAGCTGACGGCAACAAGGATAATATCGTGGGGATGATTAATACCAAGCAGTTGTACTTGCAGTATGATAATAATTCCGACTTTGATTATAAAAGCTTGATCCAGCCTGTTCTGACCGTATCCGAGGTCACACCCGTGAAGACGCTGCTGACCCGCATGCAACTGGAGCGTGTGCATATTGCCCTCTTGCTTGATGAGTACGGCGGTACATCTGGACTTGTAACCATAGAAGATATTCTGGAAGAGATCGTCGGGGACATCCGTGACGAATTCGATGGGGATGAACGTAGAAAAATAGAGCAGCTGAGCAATCTGCACTATCTGTTCGATGGCAATGTTTCGCTGGCTGACATCAGCCAGACCACGGGCCTGATCTTAGAGGATGAAGAGGTAACCTCCATTGGGGGATGGCTGTTCAGCCAAGTCGCCGATCCTGCTGTAGGCAAAAGCTTCGTCCGTGACCAGGCTACCTTCACCATCCGCGAGATGAGCAAGCAACGCGTCCGCAGGGTTGAGGTGTTTATTAACGAAGCCGAGGACAGTGCTGTTGAAACAACCTCATAA